From a single Nicotiana tomentosiformis chromosome 2, ASM39032v3, whole genome shotgun sequence genomic region:
- the LOC138904488 gene encoding uncharacterized protein gives MKVFIIKTYERLDAHVAAIKELGTGLRKLERQVVKIATILSEWVPGTLPADTENNPKETVNIVTLRSGQAFKDPTPIQKEMILEKEGGEQLKNVVDKKNKGPMKIENKKKEENPRREKPEKSEHVPVLPFPQKLYREKLDKQFERFLDVLKQVYVNLPFTEVLSQMPAYAKFIKEILTKKRKIEETFVVKLAEHCSAILQNKLPQKYGDRGSFTIPYSVETIHFDKSLCDSGASINLMPLSIYRKLEKEIGEIRFAPISLQLSDQKTLIPEGIVEYVLVRMDKFVFPIDFIVVNMEENKKVPLIIGRPFLVTNRDILDIHERKLMLKVGEETVNFYMNIEKWVQKEKPTASIE, from the coding sequence ATGAAGGTTTTCATTATCAAGACATATGAGAGGTTGGATGCTCATGtagcagctatcaaagaattgggcacTGGTTTGCGAAAACTGGAGAGACAAGTGGTAaagattgcaacaatattatctgagtGGGTTCCAGGTACTCTCCCCGCTGACACTGAAAataatcccaaagaaacagtaaatattgtaactctgagaagtggaCAAGCGTTCAAAGATCCCACCCCAATCCAAAAAGAGATGATACTTGAAAAAGAAGGTGGGGAGCAACTGAAGAATGTTGTTGATAAAAAGAATAAAGGCCCGATGAAAATTGAGaataagaaaaaggaagaaaatccgAGAAGGGAGAAACCTGAGAAGAGTGAGCATGTGCCTgttttaccttttccccaaaagctataCAGAGAAAaactggacaagcagtttgagagatttctagatgtgctgaaacaggtttatgtaaacttaccattcacagaagtgctctcacaaatgcctgcttatgccaaatttattaaggagatccttacaaagaaaagaaagatagaagagaccttcGTGGTCAAGCTCGCAGAGCATTGCAGcgcgatattgcaaaataaactcccacaaaaataTGGAGATcgagggagttttactataccttactCTGTAGAAACTATTCATTTTGATAAATCactatgtgattctggtgcctcaattaatttaatgcctctatctatatACAGGAAACTGGAGAAAGAGATTGGAGAAATAAGGTTTGCACCAATATCCTTGCAGTTGTCGGACCAAAAGACTctgatacccgaggggatagtagaATATGTGTTAGTTCGgatggataagttcgtatttcctatagactttatagtggtgaatatggaggaaaacaagAAGGTCCCCCTCATcataggaagaccattcttagtgaCGAATAGAGatatattagatatacacgagaggaAACTTATGCTTAAAGTGGGTGAAGAGACTGTGAATTTTTATATGAATATAGAAAAATGGGTTCAAAAAGAAAAACCAACTGCGAGTATTGAATGA